The stretch of DNA AATGGGTATGCCAATCAGGATATTAAACGGAAACGTTATTCCAAGTGACGCAGCCAGCGACAGTGAAGGATTCGCCTCAGGCAGAGCAAGTCGCATTGCAGCAGGTACGGCAATATAGGAGGCACTGGCACCAAGCGTTGCCAACATGGCTGCACCACCGACCGACAAGCCAATAAGAGCGCCGATTGTCAGGCCAACAGCGGCACCCAACCACGGCATCAAAAGCGCAAAGCTCACCAGTTTCAGACCAACTTTTCGCAGCGCACCCGATTGTCGCGACGCGATTAACCCCATTTCAAGCAGAAACAGGGCAAGCACAAGTGGAAACATGCTTGTATACAGCGGCTCCAGCGGACCTACGGCCTCCTTGCCCGCCAATACACCAATCAGAAGACCACCCAATAGCAGCATTATGCTTTTCCCAAGCAGGATCTCCCGACTCAGTTCGCGCCACTGGGTGTTTTTAGATAAGCCTCGTGCCAGCACAATACCAACCACGATCGCCGGAATTTCCAGAATTGCGACAAAAAGCGGCATGTAGCTTTCGAAGAAAATATCTTCACTAAGCATATAGGCAACTACAACCGCAAAGGTACCGGCGCTGACCGAGCCATAGTGCGCAGCAATGCTGGCCGAGTCGACCCGCCCAAAGCGCAGCAGCCGCAACAGAGGAAAAGCAATCAACGGCAACATGACGCCCATTAACAACACAGCGGCCATCTGCCATAACAGCGCCATGCTAGCCTGCTCTGCCAATTCCACTCCACCATGCAGGCCGATCGCAAGCAGCAGCAGAATCGATAGCGTTTCGTATAGCGCCGGTGGCAACTTAAGCTCGCTACGCAGCAAGCCGGCGATCAGACCAAAAACAAAAAACAGAACGACCGGATCCCAACCCATAAAATCGCACCCTCAATTTATTGTGCGAGTATATCAGACACCTGAAAGCAAAAAGACCGACACATCGAAGACGTATCGGCCTTTTTTATATGGCACCGTGAACTGGCGACTTACATCATGCCGCCCATGCCACCCATACCGCCCATGCCACCCATATCAGGTGCCGCTGGCTTCTCTTCAGGTATCTCGGTGATCATACACTCAGTGGTGATCATCAGACCGGCTACAGAGCCGGCAGCCTGCAGCGCGCTGCGGGTTACCTTGGCCGGGTCGATGATACCGGCTTCCACCATGTCCACATACTCACCAGTTGCCGCATTGTAACC from Pseudohongiella spirulinae encodes:
- a CDS encoding sodium-dependent bicarbonate transport family permease, translating into MGWDPVVLFFVFGLIAGLLRSELKLPPALYETLSILLLLAIGLHGGVELAEQASMALLWQMAAVLLMGVMLPLIAFPLLRLLRFGRVDSASIAAHYGSVSAGTFAVVVAYMLSEDIFFESYMPLFVAILEIPAIVVGIVLARGLSKNTQWRELSREILLGKSIMLLLGGLLIGVLAGKEAVGPLEPLYTSMFPLVLALFLLEMGLIASRQSGALRKVGLKLVSFALLMPWLGAAVGLTIGALIGLSVGGAAMLATLGASASYIAVPAAMRLALPEANPSLSLAASLGITFPFNILIGIPIYLQAAQWLLPGA